The segment ATGCGTTAAAAGTACGTCGCGCTGCTGATAATTGAGCTTCAACTTCATTCATGGAACGCATTACAGTATCAATATTATCGTTAGCTTTTAATTCTGGATACGCTTCAACAGCCACGCGGAAATGAGAGAGTGCAGTGCTAACTTGCTTGTCTAAGGCTGCTCTTGTATCGGTGCTGGTGGCATTGCCCGCTTGGTTACGAAGTTCTGTTAATTCCGTTAATACCGACTTTTCATGTTGCATATATGCTTTGGCGGTTTCAATTAAATTTGGTAGTAAGTCAAAACGTTTTTTCAGCATCACATCAATACTCGATTCTGCATTGGCAACTTGGTTTTTCTTACCAATTAAACCGTTACGTAGGCTGATGTAGGCAAGGGCAATAATAACAATTATGCCGATAGTGATGAAAAGACCCATAATATTCCTTGGTATATATAATGAAAAGACGGGATGTGACGATTATAAATAAGCACGTAATTAATTGATATGCTTGTCTAATGTTATATGTGAGGCTTGTTATGAAAAAGCCTTGCGAGTGGCAAGGCTTTAGAAGTGGTCCAATACATATTTTTACATATACGCAAGGATATCGTTACGATGCGACGTGTAGTGGCACTGTTTTTTCAGCAAGGTTTTTAGTCATAACACAGAACTGGCGACGTGGTACAAAGCCATGGCGTTCGTAGAAAGTACGAGCGCCTGCGTTACCGATATTCACTTCTAGCGATAGGGCTTTAATACCATCATTCATAACACGATCTTCAACTTGTGGTATTAATGATGCGCCAATCCCTTTTTGTCGCCACTCTGGCTTTAAATAGAATTGGTCAATAAAGCCTACTTTACCACCATGTTCAAGGCTAAAGGCATAACTTACAACAAGGTGCCCTGCGACACAGGTTTCGCCATTTTCTTCAACTTCAATAAACCAAGCTTGTCCAAGCTCTGGTGTTGCTAATAGCTGTTTAACCGCTGTTGCAGTTTGCTCTACCTTTTGCGGCAGGGCTTCGTAGGCAAATAATTCGTCAATGAGTTTTAGAAAAGTATCAAGAGATGAAAGCACAGGTTTCGTTAACGAGATTTTCATACGGTGTCCCTAAGTAAGATCTATACATAACCAACTAGGCTATCAATGAACTATAGATCTGAAAGTCTGAATGTAAACGTAATCAAAAAATAAATGATGTATTGTTCGATATGCTAATAATAGATTGTTTGCATAATAAATAGATTTGTAACTCTTCGATAATGAGACAAGTGACACGAAAAAATGTTCATATTTTTGATTGTAACCTCATAATTTTTTTTATGAAGCCTCTCGGCTGACCGAAACCTAGAACCAAAACAGAGATCAAAGCCGAGAGTCATTTTTCTACTTTTAGTGCTTTATTTTTTTAGAAATTAGATAACGCCAAGCTCACGTAAACGT is part of the Photobacterium angustum genome and harbors:
- a CDS encoding GNAT family N-acetyltransferase; translated protein: MKISLTKPVLSSLDTFLKLIDELFAYEALPQKVEQTATAVKQLLATPELGQAWFIEVEENGETCVAGHLVVSYAFSLEHGGKVGFIDQFYLKPEWRQKGIGASLIPQVEDRVMNDGIKALSLEVNIGNAGARTFYERHGFVPRRQFCVMTKNLAEKTVPLHVAS
- a CDS encoding LemA family protein, producing the protein MGLFITIGIIVIIALAYISLRNGLIGKKNQVANAESSIDVMLKKRFDLLPNLIETAKAYMQHEKSVLTELTELRNQAGNATSTDTRAALDKQVSTALSHFRVAVEAYPELKANDNIDTVMRSMNEVEAQLSAARRTFNASVTNFNNAVEMFPSSIIANHMNLTTLPLFDIPEVERQNVNAAELFNNK